In Desulfobulbaceae bacterium, the DNA window AGGTGGGTATGGTACCTATAACGTCATTTATAATGATTATGTTACTTTTAATGGCAACGACGATGAGGCGGCTACAGCAGCTCCTTATGATCTTCTCAAGGTAACCATTCAAAGCACAACGGATGAGTTTACTTTGACGTCGCTTTTTGCTGTCTGGTAGGACAATTATGTTTTGGCAAGCTATCTGTATGCGTTTGAAACGAGGACCCTTTGTCAGTGTGAAGTTTTACAGTAATGATGCAGGATTTACTCTTGTCGAAATGATTATGGTGTTGGTTCTACTCGGTATTATGGGGGCGGTTGCCGGATTCGGGTTAAATCAGTTTATTCAGGGATATATCTTAACAAAGGAAGCTGCGGAATCTATGAGCAAGGCACAGTTGGCCATGCTGCGAATATCAAAAGAGTTTAGAGTGATTGGCAACGTCAGCAGCGGGACAGTAAGTTCTATTACCTTTACTGCAAAGCATGGATCAGATTTGTCGCAACAATATACGATTAGTCAACCTGCTGGCACTGACGAAATAAAACTTAGTGACGGAACAAATGTTGATACTCTTGTTGATCAGGTAAATTCGTTTGTTTTGAATTATTATGACACCTTTGATG includes these proteins:
- a CDS encoding prepilin-type N-terminal cleavage/methylation domain-containing protein; protein product: MRLKRGPFVSVKFYSNDAGFTLVEMIMVLVLLGIMGAVAGFGLNQFIQGYILTKEAAESMSKAQLAMLRISKEFRVIGNVSSGTVSSITFTAKHGSDLSQQYTISQPAGTDEIKLSDGTNVDTLVDQVNSFVLNYYDTFDGLSASTWTAGTSKLIEVVLTMNGPDSQPTVFTTRIVPRNI